Part of the Pseudomonas lijiangensis genome is shown below.
CACGCCCGGCCTCAATGGTGGCGGCTCGCTGTCCCAAGGCTATGTGGAAACCTCCAACGTCAATGTCGTGGAGGAAATGGTAGGCATGATCCAGACCCAGCGCGCTTACGAAATCAACAGCAAAGCCGTCGAGAGCTCGGACGAGATGCTCCAGCGTCTGACGCAGCTCTGATCGCCATGTCCGGGAAACGCAAAATGGCCCATAAACGCCCACCGGCATGGCCTCTGTTGCTGGTCATCGCAGGCATGCTGGCGACGACTGGCTGTGATCAGTTGCCCCACAAACCGGTCGTGCCCGAAGAAGAAATGCAGGTGCCGGTCCAGCCGAACCGTCTGGCCAATGGTTCGCTCTATCAGGGTAGCCGTGGGTCGCAGCCCTTGTTCGAGGACCGTCGTCCGCGCATGGTGGGCGATACGCTCACCATCGAACTGGAAGAACAGGTCAGCGCCAGCAAGACCTCCTCGTCCAACGCCAACCGCACTGGCTCCATCGGTCTGAGCCTGGCGACCACCTCAAGCCGCGCCTCTCAGGTTGGCGACTTCGGGCTGGACGCTTCGACCACCAATGACTTCAGCGGTGGAGGTGGCTCACAGGCCAACAATTCCTTTACCGGCACCATTTCCGTAACGGTCATGCAGGTCATGCCCAACGGCCACTTGCGAGTGCGCGGCGACAAACAGATCGCGATCAACCAGGGCACAGAATTCATCCGTTTTTCGGGCGTGGTCAATCCACGGAGCATCACGGGGGAAAACACCGTGTCTTCGACCCAGGTTTCCCAGGCCCGGATCGAATACGTCGGTGATGGCTATATCAACGAAGCACAGCGCATGGGTTGGCTCCATCGCATTCTTCTCAACCTTTCTCCTTTCTGAGTACGGGAACCATGGCTGACTCTGTATTCATGACGACACTCTTGCGCGCAGCCAGAGCCGGGGCTCGAACGCTGCTGTGCATCGGCACTGCGCTGCTGGGCGGCATGGTCCAGGCAGAACAGATTCGCGATATCGCCGACTTTGCCGGGGTACGCCCCAACAGTCTGGTGGGCTACGGCCTGGTGGTCGGCCTCGATGGCAGTGGCGACCAGACCACCCAAAGCCCGTTCACCGAGCAGAGTCTTACCAACATGCTGTCGCAACTGGGCGTCACCCTGCCTGCCGACGCCAACATGCAGATGCGCAACATCGCCGCTGTGATCGTCACCACCAACCTGCCCGCCTTCGTCCATCCCGGCCAGCAGATCGACGTGGTGGTTTCCTCCATCGGTAACGCCAAAAGCCTGCGCGGCGGCACCTTGTTGATGACCCCCATGAAAGGTGCAGACGGCGAGGTCTACGCCCTGGCTCAAGGCAACCTGATGGTGGGCGGTGCAGGCGCTTCGGCCAACGGCAGCAGCGTACAGGTCAACCAGCTTGCCGGTGGACGCATCAGTGGAGGTGCAATCGTCGAGCGCTCGGTCCCTCTGAACCTGAGCAATGACAGCGGCTTGCTCAACCTTTATATGCATGAACCGGACTTCGCCACCGCCCAGCGCGTGGTCTATGCCATCAACTCCGAATTTCGCAGCACCGTGGCTTCGGCAGTGGATGGCGGCAGAATCCAGATTCAGGGGCCGTTGTCGCCCAACGAACGGGTCAACTTCATGGCCCGGATCGAAAGCGTCGACGTGTTGCCGATCCAGATGCGCCCCAAGGTGATCCTTGATTCTCGGACCGGCTCCATTGTCCTCAACAGCTCCGTGAAGCTGCACCGTGCAGCAGTGGCCCACGGCAATCTCTCGGTCATCATCGACACAACCAACACCGTCAGCCAGCCCGGCGCGTTCAGTAACGGTCAGACGGCCGTGGTCCCCAAAAGCAATATTTCCATCGAGGCTCAAGGTGGCTCGCTGCATGTGCTTGAAGGCACGGCAGATCTGATGGACGTGGTCAAAGGGCTGAATGCTCTGGGCGCGACACCCCAGGACCTGATGGCGATTCTGCAAGCGCTCAAGGCCGCCGGTTCACTGCGGGCAGAGCTGGAGATCATCTGATGAACATGGCGGACAGCACGACCGGCTTTGCCCTTGATGTGCAGGGGCTGGAACAGCTCAAGCGGCATTCGCGCGAAGATGCCGGGTCGAGCCTGAAGGAAGCCAGCAAGCAGTTTGAAGCCCTGTTCCTGCAGATGATGCTCAAGAGCATGCGGGCCGCGATTCCCAAGTCCGAGATGTCCAGCAACTCGCAGACCGAGTTTTATACCGACATGTTCGATCAGCAGGTGGCGCAGAGCCTGGCGGGCAAAGGCATCGGCCTCGCCGAGCAGTTGACCCGGCAACTGGGCGGTTCCTCTGCAAAGCCCCACTCGCCTGATGTTCAACGCGGCATGGATGCGGCCACCGCCCTTTTTCTGGACTTGCCGCCCTCCGGCACAAACAGTTCAGAGTCGCCCTTTGCAGCCACGGCTTACCCGACACAGGCATTCGAGTCCTGGAAGCGTCGGGAGGTCAGTGGCATGAACAACGAGCAGCCCGAGCATGTGCAGGCATTCATCGCGCGCCTGAGCGAGCCGGCACAAAAAGCCGCTCGCAGCAGTGGCGTACCCGCCGAGCTGATCCTCGCTCAGGCTGCACTGGAAACCGATTGGGGCCGACGCCAGATCACCACGGCCAGTGGCGCCGACAGCCACAACCTGTTCGGGATCAAGGCAGGCAGCCAATGGCAAGGCGCGACCACACAGGTCATGACGACGGAATATGAAGCAGGCGAAGCGCAGAAACAGATGGAAAGCTTCCGCGTCTACCCGACCTATGACGCGGCGTTCAACGATTATGCCCGCCTGATCCGCTCACGCCCCGGCTATGCCGCCGCCCGCAACGCCGCCGACGCGCCGCAGGCAGCCATCGCCCTGCAACAGGGCGGCTACGCCACCGACCCGCGCTATGCACAAAAACTGATTTCGGTCATGGCCACCATCGGCCCGCTGAGACATGTACCGCCCACGGCACAGCTGGACTGATTGCCTGCGTGGACTCGCCCGCAGGACCGGATGTACCAACAAACGTGCAGGAGGCAGCTTGATGGCGAAAAGGGCCTGAAAACCGGCAGATATTCCGTGTCTGTACGCGAAAGTCGCCAGCAAGCTGCCTCCCACAAAGTGACTTGGCAGATTTATCAGGTCCCCCGGTGCTGCCCACCGGCAAATCGATTCGCGAATCACCATGTTTTTTTCACCAACCACCAAAGTTGCGCTTTCGCGGGGCCGATAGTGGGCCTATGTAGCTTAGGAGCTTTGCAATGAGCATTATTTCCATTGGTGTCAGCGGTCTGACTGCCGCACAGATCGCCCTCAGTACCAGCAGCAACAACACGACCAACGCTTACACCGATGGCTATACCCTTCAGGTTGCGACTTTCTCCGAATCCAGTTCGGGAAGCGGTGTGGAAGTCAGCAGTGTCGATCGGCAGTACAACCAGTTCGTCACGACCCAGCTCAATAACTCGATCAGCGCCGAAAGCGCCCTTTCGACCTATCAGACCGAAATCGATCAGATCGACAGCCTGCTGGCCGATGGCGATGCCAGCCTCGATACGCTGATGCAGAGCTTCTTTTCGTCGATCCAGAGCCTGACTTCGGACGCCAGCGACACCTCGGCGCGAGAAGAAGTGATTGGCTCCGCCGAAACCCTGGCCTCTCAATTCAATCAGTTGGGCAGCTATCTGGATGAAATGGCGGACGATGTGAACAACCAGATCGACGATCAGGTCACCCAGATCAACGACATCACCGAGCAGATTGCCGACCTCAACAAGAAAATCAGCCTGTCCAGCGCGCTCGGCACCACTTCCAATGACCTGCTCGATCAGCGGGACCTGCTCGTCAGCCAGCTCAGCGAACTGGTGGATGTCGATGTGAAAACCCAGGACAACGGCAGTTACAGCATTTCCCTGAGCAACGGCCTGGCACTGGTTTCCGGCAATCAGAGCTTTGATCTGACCACAACCGTCTCTGCCAGCGACTCGACCCAGACAGTGATCGGTTACGTCGATGCCGCAGGCAACACCACCACACTGGATGATTCGACCATCAGCGGTGGCTCGCTGGGCGGGTTGCTGGAGTTTCGCGACACCACGCTGACCGAGACACAAAACCAGCTAGGCCTGCTGGCGGTCTCGCTGACCCAAGCCTTCAACACCCTGCAGGAGTCGGGTATCGACCTCAATGGCGATACAGGCACTGCCTTTTTCTCTGTCGACGACCCGAGCGCCTATGGCAGCACCGACAACACCGGCGACGCAACCCTGAGCGTGACCTTCAGCGACGACGTGAGCGAGTTGAGCGCCACCGACTACACCGTCAGCTATTCCGACACCGATGGCTATACCGTGACGCGCAACGACAGTGGTGCCAGTGTCGACTCCACTTACGACAGTGATACCGGCACCCTGACCTTTGCCGGCATGAGCGCAACCATCAGCGGCACGGCCGCCGATGGCGACAGTTTCCTGGTGTTGCCGACCCGCAACGCCGCCAGCAGCTTCAGCACCCTGATTACCGACGGCAGCCTGATCGCGGCAGGGACTTCGACTGGCAGCAGCGATAACACCAACGCGCTGGCCATGCTCGACCTGCAGACCAGTGACATCGTGGGCGGCACCTCGACCCTTAGCCAGACCTACTCGGCCCTGGTCAGCGACGTAGGCAGTACCGCCACCAAGATCGCCGGGCAACTGGAAACCCAGACCAGCCTGACCGAACAGCTGACCACGCTTCAACAATCGGAATCCGGGGTCAACGTGGATGAAGAGGCTGCCAACCTCATCCTCTATCAACAGTATTACCAGGCTTGCGCAAAGGTCGTCGAAGTGGGCACCACCATTCTCGACACCGTTCTCGACATCGACTGATAACCGCCTGAAAGGAGAGTCACGCCATGCGCCTCAGCAGTGCGACGATTTACAACCAGAGCCTGAGCTCCATGCTCGCGCAGGAAAGCGCCTATCAGGACGCCGCCCAGGAAGTGTCCAGCGGCACCAAAGTGGTCACCCCTTCGGACGATTCGCTGGCTGCCGCCCAAGCCGTCAACGTGCGCCAGGCCATTGCTGCCAACGAGCAATACGCGGATTCGCGCAGCGCCATCACGACATCCCTCTCCCAGGAGGAAAGCACGCTCGACAGCATCAACGATGCCATCAGCAGCGCCATGGCCCTGGTCGTCCAGGCCAACAACGGAACCTTGAGCGACGCCGACCGCGAGTCTATCGCCACCTCGCTGCAGGGCGTCTACGACACCCTCGTCACACTGGCGAACTCCACAGACAGCAATGGCAACTACCTGTTCTCCGGTTATCAGAGCCAAAGCCCGGCATTTGCAGTGGATGCCGATGGCAACATGACTTATCAGGGCGACGACAACGTCGTCACGCAACAGGTCAGTTCCACGCAGACCATGGCCAGCAGCGATAACGGGGCGACCATCTTTCTGTCGGTCAGCAGCTCGGCGGGCTACATTGCCGAAGCGGGCGACAATACCGGCACCGTGACTTTCGATGGGCCTGACATTACAGACTCTACAGATGCCAATTACGGCACGGGTTTCACCCTGACGTTCAGCACAGCAGAAGATGGCACGGCCCAGTACAGCATCGATGGTGCTGACCCGGTCGCCTACACCGACGGCGAAACACTTGAGATCAACGGTTTGTCCCTGACTCTGGAGGGCACGCCAGCAGATGGCGATACGATTACCGTCAGCGCAGCAACAGATGCCGACCCGGACCTGTTCGCCACCCTGAAAAACCTGATCACGGCCCTGCAGACGCCCGTGGAAACCGAAGCCGACCAGGCGGCCCTGAGCAACACGCTTTCCACCTCCAGCCGTCAATTGAGCAACGCACAGGACAACGTGCTGACGGTGCAGACCTCGGTGGGTTCGCGCCTCAACCAGATAGAAGTGCTGGATACCATCGGTGACGATCTGGCGCTGAGTTATGCCGAGCGCCTGTCCGGTCTGGTTGATGCCGACTACACCGAGTCGGTGACCGAATACACCTCGCTGCAGGTTGCCCTGCAAGCCGCTCAGCAGACCTTCGTCAGCATTCAGAAGATGTCATTGTTCGAATACATCTGAGGCCCCGTGGGACCGGATTTATCCGGGAAAGCGTCATTTCTGGCGACAAAAACGCTGTGAATGTACCGACCTCTTCCCGGATGAATCCGGTCCCACAAAGTGAAGTGCCCTGCAAAAGCGCGGAAAACTACGGCAACGCCATATTGATGATCAGGTACTGCATGAATTGCAGCGTGCTGGTCAGCAATCGACTGAGAAACTGCCCCAGATCCCCCATGACCACCATCAGCAGTATCAGCCCGACGAGCAGGGTCGCCGGGAAGCCGACCGAAAATACGGTCAACTGCGGCGAAACACGGTTGAGGATGCCCATGGCCAGGTTGATGATCAGCAGCGTGGCCACCATGGGGAGCGCCAGCAGAAGGCCAGTCAGGAAGATTGTGCTGCCGTAGCGGGCAATCAGGTTCCACGCATTGGGATCGAAACGCACAGTGCCGATGGGCAAGGTCTTGAAGGTCAGGGCCAGCAGCTCAAGCACCATCAGGTGACCGTCCAGCGCCAGGAACATCAGGATGGTGATCATGCTCAGAAAGCGCGACAGCACCATGCTGTTGGTATTGGTATCGGCCGAAAAGAACGTGGCGAAGGCCAGTCCCATCTGCATGCCGCAAATCTCGCCAGCCATCTCCACAACCGCCAGGGTAATGCGCATGACCATGCCCAGCGACATGCCGATCAGCATCTGCTCGACAATCACCCCAAGTCCTGCCCATGAAAAGAGGGGAATGTCCGGTGTGGGGGCAAGGTTAGGCGCCAGCAGAAAACTCAGAAGCATCGCCAGGCCGACTTTCACCTGACTCGACACGTTCTTGTGGCCCAGGATCGGGTCGCTCATCAGAAACGCCAATACCCGGCAGAACGGCCAGAAGAAACTGGTCACCCAAAGTTGCAACTGGGCCGAGCTGACTTCGATCACTGACGTCAGCCGATCAGTGTCGGCAAGCTGCTGAACAACGTTCGGGTGTAATCAACCAGCATTTCCATGATCAGCGGGCCGACAAGGACCAGCACGACGCATACGCCTACGATCTTGGGGATGAACGACAGCGTGGACTCGTTGATCTGGGTCGCAGCCTGAAACAGACTCACCAGCAGGCCGATGAACAGCGTCGCAAGCAACACCGGCCCCGCGACCACCAGGCTCATGCGCATGCCTTTGTAAGCCAGATCCATGACCATTTCCGGCGTCATTGTTTGTGTCCTCGCGTCAGGTGTAGAAACTTTGCGCCAGCGATCCCAGCAACAGTTGCCAGCCATCGACCAGCACAAAGAGCATCAGCTTGAAAGGCAGGGAAATAGTGGAAGGCGGCACCATCATCATGCCCAGCGCCATCAGCACGCTCGCCACGGCCAGGTCGATGATCAGAAAGGGAATGAAGATCGTGAAACCGGCCTGAAAAGCCGTCTTCAATTCACTGGTGACAAAGGCCGGCAGCAACACCCGCATGGGCACATCCTCCGGCCCCTGCAAGTCTTCGATCTGGGCCAGGCGCGCAAACAGGGCCAGATCGCTCTGGCGCGTCTGGGTCAGCATGAACTTGCGAAACGGCTGGCTGGCCTGATCAAGAAACTGCTCGACCGATATCTCGTCTTTGGAAAACGGCACCCAGGCCTTTTGATAAGCCTGATCGAGGGTCGGCGACATGACGAAAAAGGTCAGGAACAGAGCCATCCCCAGCAGCACCTGGTTCGGCGGTGCGGAGGTCGTGCCGATAGCAGTGCGCAACAGGCCCAGAACGATGATGATCCGCGTGAAGCCGGTCATCATCAGCAACGCCGCTGGCAGGAATGCCATGGCACTGAGCAGCATCA
Proteins encoded:
- a CDS encoding flagellar basal body L-ring protein FlgH; amino-acid sequence: MAHKRPPAWPLLLVIAGMLATTGCDQLPHKPVVPEEEMQVPVQPNRLANGSLYQGSRGSQPLFEDRRPRMVGDTLTIELEEQVSASKTSSSNANRTGSIGLSLATTSSRASQVGDFGLDASTTNDFSGGGGSQANNSFTGTISVTVMQVMPNGHLRVRGDKQIAINQGTEFIRFSGVVNPRSITGENTVSSTQVSQARIEYVGDGYINEAQRMGWLHRILLNLSPF
- a CDS encoding flagellar basal body P-ring protein FlgI, translating into MADSVFMTTLLRAARAGARTLLCIGTALLGGMVQAEQIRDIADFAGVRPNSLVGYGLVVGLDGSGDQTTQSPFTEQSLTNMLSQLGVTLPADANMQMRNIAAVIVTTNLPAFVHPGQQIDVVVSSIGNAKSLRGGTLLMTPMKGADGEVYALAQGNLMVGGAGASANGSSVQVNQLAGGRISGGAIVERSVPLNLSNDSGLLNLYMHEPDFATAQRVVYAINSEFRSTVASAVDGGRIQIQGPLSPNERVNFMARIESVDVLPIQMRPKVILDSRTGSIVLNSSVKLHRAAVAHGNLSVIIDTTNTVSQPGAFSNGQTAVVPKSNISIEAQGGSLHVLEGTADLMDVVKGLNALGATPQDLMAILQALKAAGSLRAELEII
- the flgJ gene encoding flagellar assembly peptidoglycan hydrolase FlgJ; translated protein: MNMADSTTGFALDVQGLEQLKRHSREDAGSSLKEASKQFEALFLQMMLKSMRAAIPKSEMSSNSQTEFYTDMFDQQVAQSLAGKGIGLAEQLTRQLGGSSAKPHSPDVQRGMDAATALFLDLPPSGTNSSESPFAATAYPTQAFESWKRREVSGMNNEQPEHVQAFIARLSEPAQKAARSSGVPAELILAQAALETDWGRRQITTASGADSHNLFGIKAGSQWQGATTQVMTTEYEAGEAQKQMESFRVYPTYDAAFNDYARLIRSRPGYAAARNAADAPQAAIALQQGGYATDPRYAQKLISVMATIGPLRHVPPTAQLD
- the flgK gene encoding flagellar hook-associated protein FlgK, whose amino-acid sequence is MSIISIGVSGLTAAQIALSTSSNNTTNAYTDGYTLQVATFSESSSGSGVEVSSVDRQYNQFVTTQLNNSISAESALSTYQTEIDQIDSLLADGDASLDTLMQSFFSSIQSLTSDASDTSAREEVIGSAETLASQFNQLGSYLDEMADDVNNQIDDQVTQINDITEQIADLNKKISLSSALGTTSNDLLDQRDLLVSQLSELVDVDVKTQDNGSYSISLSNGLALVSGNQSFDLTTTVSASDSTQTVIGYVDAAGNTTTLDDSTISGGSLGGLLEFRDTTLTETQNQLGLLAVSLTQAFNTLQESGIDLNGDTGTAFFSVDDPSAYGSTDNTGDATLSVTFSDDVSELSATDYTVSYSDTDGYTVTRNDSGASVDSTYDSDTGTLTFAGMSATISGTAADGDSFLVLPTRNAASSFSTLITDGSLIAAGTSTGSSDNTNALAMLDLQTSDIVGGTSTLSQTYSALVSDVGSTATKIAGQLETQTSLTEQLTTLQQSESGVNVDEEAANLILYQQYYQACAKVVEVGTTILDTVLDID
- the flgL gene encoding flagellar hook-associated protein FlgL, translated to MRLSSATIYNQSLSSMLAQESAYQDAAQEVSSGTKVVTPSDDSLAAAQAVNVRQAIAANEQYADSRSAITTSLSQEESTLDSINDAISSAMALVVQANNGTLSDADRESIATSLQGVYDTLVTLANSTDSNGNYLFSGYQSQSPAFAVDADGNMTYQGDDNVVTQQVSSTQTMASSDNGATIFLSVSSSAGYIAEAGDNTGTVTFDGPDITDSTDANYGTGFTLTFSTAEDGTAQYSIDGADPVAYTDGETLEINGLSLTLEGTPADGDTITVSAATDADPDLFATLKNLITALQTPVETEADQAALSNTLSTSSRQLSNAQDNVLTVQTSVGSRLNQIEVLDTIGDDLALSYAERLSGLVDADYTESVTEYTSLQVALQAAQQTFVSIQKMSLFEYI
- the fliR gene encoding flagellar biosynthetic protein FliR, with amino-acid sequence MIEVSSAQLQLWVTSFFWPFCRVLAFLMSDPILGHKNVSSQVKVGLAMLLSFLLAPNLAPTPDIPLFSWAGLGVIVEQMLIGMSLGMVMRITLAVVEMAGEICGMQMGLAFATFFSADTNTNSMVLSRFLSMITILMFLALDGHLMVLELLALTFKTLPIGTVRFDPNAWNLIARYGSTIFLTGLLLALPMVATLLIINLAMGILNRVSPQLTVFSVGFPATLLVGLILLMVVMGDLGQFLSRLLTSTLQFMQYLIINMALP
- the fliQ gene encoding flagellar biosynthesis protein FliQ: MTPEMVMDLAYKGMRMSLVVAGPVLLATLFIGLLVSLFQAATQINESTLSFIPKIVGVCVVLVLVGPLIMEMLVDYTRTLFSSLPTLIG
- the fliP gene encoding flagellar type III secretion system pore protein FliP (The bacterial flagellar biogenesis protein FliP forms a type III secretion system (T3SS)-type pore required for flagellar assembly.), coding for MANAQAEPTVQGLAAFTGQAGGQQWSLSLQTLMLLSAMAFLPAALLMMTGFTRIIIVLGLLRTAIGTTSAPPNQVLLGMALFLTFFVMSPTLDQAYQKAWVPFSKDEISVEQFLDQASQPFRKFMLTQTRQSDLALFARLAQIEDLQGPEDVPMRVLLPAFVTSELKTAFQAGFTIFIPFLIIDLAVASVLMALGMMMVPPSTISLPFKLMLFVLVDGWQLLLGSLAQSFYT